In Bacteroidota bacterium, a single window of DNA contains:
- a CDS encoding dephospho-CoA kinase encodes MMKIGLTGGIGSGKSTVAQVFEVLGIPVFYADIETRKMMNEDEGLKELIIKNFGINSYTDGSLNRSYIASIVFNDPEKLELLNSLTHPAIKQNGEEWMKQQTTPYAIHEAALIFEAGVSERLDYVIGVNAPQALRIKRVMDRDHVTHEEVLKRISRQIDEDIKMKLCDFVIYNDEHRLIVPQVLSLHHDLLKKA; translated from the coding sequence ATGATGAAAATCGGTTTAACAGGTGGCATTGGTAGCGGCAAAAGCACTGTAGCACAAGTATTCGAAGTGCTGGGCATCCCTGTTTTTTATGCTGACATAGAAACGAGAAAGATGATGAATGAAGATGAGGGTCTGAAAGAATTAATCATTAAAAATTTTGGCATTAATTCGTATACAGATGGAAGTCTGAATCGTTCTTATATTGCTTCTATTGTTTTTAATGATCCTGAAAAACTGGAACTACTTAATTCTCTTACTCATCCTGCTATAAAACAAAATGGCGAAGAATGGATGAAGCAACAAACAACACCTTATGCAATACATGAAGCCGCTTTGATCTTTGAAGCCGGCGTTTCAGAAAGACTAGATTATGTGATCGGAGTAAATGCTCCACAGGCCTTACGCATCAAACGTGTTATGGACCGTGATCATGTAACCCATGAAGAAGTACTTAAACGTATAAGCCGGCAGATAGATGAAGATATAAAAATGAAACTCTGCGATTTTGTTATTTATAATGATGAGCATAGGCTGATAGTTCCACAGGTACTATCCTTGCATCATGACCTTTTGAAAAAAGCTTAA
- a CDS encoding cyclase family protein, protein MHRLPFFMLAVFCFACNNTTPKEHSHSLADMMKSGKLIDLSYDFSDKTLYWPTAATFRFDTAFEGVTPAGFYYSAYNYCAAEHGGTHLDAPVHFAKGKWAADEIPLENLVGEAVVIDVSDKALKNVDYLITTEDIQTWEKINGEITDNVILFFRTGYGAFYPDAKKYLGTDERGAEAVSKLHFPSIHPEAAEWLVKNRKLKAVGIDVASVDYGQSKDFKTHQVLYAQNISGFENVANMDKLPVKGAYVFALPMKIKGGSGGPLRIIAWVKE, encoded by the coding sequence ATGCATCGGTTACCATTTTTCATGCTGGCTGTTTTTTGTTTTGCGTGTAACAATACTACCCCCAAAGAACATAGTCATAGTCTCGCTGATATGATGAAGTCGGGTAAACTCATTGACCTTTCCTACGATTTTTCTGATAAAACATTGTATTGGCCAACAGCAGCGACTTTTCGTTTTGATACGGCCTTTGAAGGGGTTACCCCGGCTGGCTTTTATTATTCAGCTTATAATTATTGTGCAGCTGAACATGGCGGTACTCATCTCGATGCACCAGTACATTTTGCAAAAGGTAAATGGGCTGCTGATGAAATACCGCTTGAAAATTTAGTTGGTGAAGCAGTTGTGATTGATGTGTCTGATAAAGCATTAAAGAATGTCGATTATCTTATAACAACAGAAGATATACAAACATGGGAAAAAATAAATGGTGAAATAACTGATAATGTCATCCTGTTTTTCAGAACTGGTTATGGGGCTTTTTATCCTGATGCAAAAAAATATTTAGGTACTGATGAAAGAGGAGCAGAGGCGGTAAGCAAATTACATTTTCCGTCTATTCATCCGGAGGCAGCTGAATGGTTGGTGAAGAACAGGAAACTAAAAGCTGTAGGTATTGATGTAGCAAGTGTTGATTATGGCCAATCAAAAGATTTTAAAACTCACCAGGTTTTATATGCACAAAATATTTCAGGGTTTGAAAATGTTGCCAACATGGATAAACTGCCAGTGAAAGGAGCTTATGTGTTTGCTTTGCCAATGAAAATAAAAGGAGGCAGTGGCGGGCCTTTGCGCATCATTGCATGGGTGAAGGAGTAA